TTAGATATCGAATCAACGAGCTTACTTTACAAAGCCAAATACAACCTAAATGAACAAGACTTTGTCGCTTTTACCGCTGATATTTGGGAGCAAGAGGTAACAGGTAATATTGCACATGGTTTATTGCAACACTTTAGAGATCTTAATGGGTATACAATCTTAACTGAAAACAGCAACAGCGAGAAAACGAACCACGCCTTTCAACTACGCTACCATACAGAAGCTAATACCGCTGTTTACGACCTATTAAATGTGTCTATTTATTCAAACGACACTGAACAAAAAGACATAGAATATGGCCAACTAGACATTAATGCTAACTTTGGTTTCCCCATTATTGAAATTAGAGACATGCAAAAAACGGCTGTTTTTAAACAAAGTACGCAAGGCTTTTTATCAAATGCGACTTTAACGTTAAACGACATGCACACACTCGGTTATGGTTTAGACATAGAGCAATCTGAAGCAGAACGCACAGAGTCAAAATTGTATAGTGTGGCTGGCGTTGCAAAAAATGGCTACCCACAAGTCAGTGATAAGTTTCCTAACACTGAAGTATTTCGTGCAGGCGCATTTTTCAATGACGAAATAACGTTACTCGATGGTGCTTTAATTACCACATTGGGTGCACGCTTTGACACTTATAAAATGGAAGCTAACACCACATCAAACGTAAATACTTACCGCGAATATGATGAAAATCACACTTCTTTAAACATAGGTTCGCTTTACCATCTTACCGACACCGTTGCAGTATTTGCTCAGTACGGTCAAGGCTTCAAAGTGCCTGCGTACGACTTAGCTTATATCAATCACGACAACTCACTATATGGCTATAAGGTTATATCTAGTGACGACTTATCACCGGAAGAAAGTGATACATACGAGCTTGGTATACGTGGCCATATCAACAACGTTTATTTCTCAAGTGCAGTTTACTATTCTCAGTATGATGAGTTTCTAGCAACTGAATTAACAGGTTTCGACACCATTACCAACCCGTATACTCAGCAAGCATCGCAAGTATCAATCTTTCAATACCAAAATATTGACTCTGTAACCATTAAAGGTATTGAAGCTGCTGTCCGCTATGACATTAATGACGAGCTGTCGGTCTTTACCAATGCGTCTTATCAAGATGGTAAGAACGACAATACTGACGAATACTTAAGCAGTATTGCACCACTATCAGGTGCTACAGGCCTTAGTTTTGAGCAGGACGCCCTGTCTGCGGAATTAATAGTAAACTGGGCTAAACGTATGCATAAAGTAAACGATGACAATATTGAAATTGCAGGCTACGGCACAATAGATCTTCTTACCAGCTACGATATTAATGACCAATTTAAGCTTAACCTAGCTATTACTAATCTAACCGATAAAGAATACGTACGCGCTATTAACGGTGCAGGACACACAAAAGCAGAAACCTTAAATAATTTGACTGAAGCAGGCAGAACCTTCTCTGCTAATATCCATTACCGTTTTTAACCCCTTTCATATCACGTGCTATCCCTAAACAGATAGCACGCAGACACTAGAAAAGAAGCAAGTTATAAGCTTATGCTGTGCTTGAATCATTTCAATAATGATATTAATTTAACAGCCGATAAAAGCTCAATAACCATTCAATAAGCCATTCGATAGCGTTTGGTAGTGATTCAAATATTCCTATTACCAAACAGCACATCTCAAATCAATATTCAGTTTCATTATCAATCAGGAAATTTCAAGTATATTTTTCAACGCGGATTCAATTTTATCCTGTTCACCACTTTCTGTAGTAGATAATCGCAGTAATGGGAGAGATATTTTGGCTAAAATATTGTTTTTGTAATTATCTCTAATTTTTTGCTGTTTGTTTAGCTCGTGAAAGCTGTAACCGTCGACTTCTATTGCTAATATTGGCTGCATATCTAACTTATTAAATAATAAAAAATCTATATGGCTATTAGGGTGACTCGCAAACCTTCTCTCTTCTATATCAAGCATTGATAAATCGCCAATTAATAAGGCTAATGCATAGTTTTTCTGATATGAAAAAGAGCTAAATGGATCTTTACTTAAAATATCATCTAATAAGGTAGACATTAGATCTTCAGATAGATAATCAGAGGTTCTTTTTACTCTTTTCATAAATGAAGTTAAAGCATCTGAATATTCTTTATATAAGCAGTCAAAAATGGAAACAGTTTTACTCTGAAAGATGCAAGGTGATAAGGATTGATACTCGATGTGCCGCAGTAAGTCACCGATGTTAGAACCTTGTTTTTTTAGTACGTTTTGAGAAGTAACTAAGGTAAATCGTTTTTTAGCTCTAGAAACAGCTACATTTAGAAGATTTGGTTTATCCATATACTTGGTTAATGTGTTTGCTGTGGCGCTAAATATTATGCTTTCTTTCTCTCTACCTTGAAATTTATGTACCGTATCTGCTGCGATATTGTTTACTGCAAGACGTGACGCAGCTTGGTCTGCCTGTGCTCTATAAGGAGAAATAAAACCTATTTCATTAACTTCTGACAATTCTAACTCGTCACTTAAAACTTCATTATTAATTACATCTAATTCTCTAATATTAATGAAGCCGCTACCAGAAGGAGGCTTTCTAGCGTGGTTGCCTTTTTCTGTTTTGATAACTCTAAAAGGGTCGGTTGAAGAAGATGTCATTGCAATCAACTTACCGTCGTAATACTTTTGATTACAAAAATCGATGATTCTCGGGTGGCAACGATAGTGCTCTTTTAAAAGTGTCTTTGGTACTGAAGGAAACAATTTATCTAGCGAAGACAATAGACTTTCATGAAAGTAACTATAACCATTTATTACACTGAATTGTCGGTCTATATCATCATGTAATGAATCATCAGGAATATGTGGAAGTTGTTGCAAATCACCAACAACAACAATATTTTTAGCACACGACAGTGATAAAAAACCCGTTAATAAGTCTACCTGCGATGCCTCGTCAACAATTAAATAATCAAATAGTTCATTTTCACTTTTGTTGTTAATAATGGAATCTGTCGTACTAAGCACTACAGGATATTGATTTAAAAAACATTCATATGCATCTCGGTTTCTTTTATAAGAATTTTCATTAAAACTAGTATCTTCGATAGATTGATATTTTTGTGCGATAAACGATTTAAATAAGCTATTAGATAATTCAGATTGCCTTTTTAGAAGGCTTTCAAAACTCTCATTGGCAAGAAGCTGTTCTAAGATATTTATTTCTTCAGATAGCTCTGTTGTTTTGCGATGATAGTATTCGCTAATAATGCTTTTAAAGATATTTTCGTTTAGTAATTTTAAATCGCCAAACCTGTAGATTTTATATCGATAAAGCCACTTAAATTTTGTTAACCAGTTTAATTTTTCAAATTGAGAGTGATACTTAAAATCAGCCAAAAAATTTAAAAGATTAGGGGTGTTCCACTTAGTAAAGAATGAAAAACGTTTGATATTTAAAGGTCGAATATCAAAATGTTTATCAAAATATTGTTTTTCTATATTAAGTCGAACAAGGTTTTCTTTGAGAGTTGCGAGCATGTTATTAGCCTCAAGCAACTCAGTTATTTTACTGCTAATTTGGTTTAATTGCTCTTTTAGGTGATAAACAGTGCTACTTTCCATTGACCAAGCTTTAAGCTCAGGTAACTCCCAGCGAGTGGTAAAGAATTGCTGTTGTGAGTCCTTATTACCTAATCTTGCAGCGATAAAGCTTATTTGTTCTTTCTCTAATTTTTCAAAAACATTGTCAATGGCGGAATTATTACCTGCTACCACTGCGACATTTTTTCCTTGCATTACTATGTTAGTAATTATATTGAGAATAGTTTGCGTTTTACCTGTGCCAGGAGGACCTTGTATTAGGCTAATTTGACTTTCTAAAGCATTAATAACTGCTTTTTGTTGCGAAAGGTTTATGCCAAAAGGAAATATAGGATAAGTTGTAAGTTTTTCATGTTTTGGTGCCGCTAGCGTAACAAAGTTATTAATAGCGCACTCAGGTTGGATAGTACCTAATTTTTTTTCGTAATATATATTTAAATGCGGCGTTTTATTTTCTAGTGACTTAGCTAAAAAGTAGTAATATTCAATTAATCTTTTTGTATCTTCATATTCTGCAATATTAGGAACTAATTCAATGTTTTCAGTTAGTTCTATTCTTTTCTCTTTATCATTAAATAGACACACATAATTTTTAAAAGAAAGCGCAAAATTCCACTTAGAGGTTCCTTTATTCTTAAAACGGACGAGGTTTTTATTGAGTTCTATTGCGATGGGTTGATCAAAATACTGTACTTTACCCTTACCATAAGCGTACATTTTATCGCTTCTACCGAAATAAACTTCGTATCTACTTCCATTTTCTACAATGGAAGAAATTTCTTTGGTTTTATCTAACCAACTGCCCGATTGGAATACTAAAATTAAAAATTTGCTCTCATCCATGATTAGTTAAAATAGTTACCTAAAGTTTAAACCTGATCGTGAGTTAATATTAAAGGCCATCGATACACCATCATCATTACCTGTCGCAGTGACAGTAATGCTTGTATCTTTATTTTCGCCCAGATTGTTGCTTGTGCCGTATATAGCAGGTTTTTTGTTAAACTCTTCGTAATTGAGTTGCTGTGGGGATGCTAAACGAACAATAGTATAGTTGGCAGATAATTTTGAACACTTCGCTTTTACTCCATGCTTATCAGCAATTATGATTTCATTTTCAAAGCTCCATTCTTGGTGATGCTTTGAACCATTTTCAGTTTTTTCACCATCAATTAATCTACTTTCTTTGATATTTTTAGTTGAACCGGAAGAAATTAAATCATAAACGAAATTTGAAATTAATACGTTGTCGTTTGTGTCTGCCAAAACTGTACTTTCCAGTGAGTACTCTACCTTATCAGCACTTTCTAAAAAGGTTACATTGAAGCCTATATCGTCAATTGTTGTTGAGTGGAGTATTAATTGAACATTTTTAACTTTATTTAGAAAGGAGGGCCATGATTGGCTTAGTGCTTGGCCAAAAGATATTGCATCGATTTGATTCTTCTTTGCAAATTTTTGTGCGGATACAGCAAACCCTGACTTCGACACAATGACAGTCTTATGTATTCCAACATTTTTATGCTTATTAATTAGCTGCTCCATTACTGGAACACCTATTGACCTTGATTTAGCTGTGCATTCAATACCTACTTTAAAGCTATAAGGGCCAGAGGTATCTTCGATCAATATATCAATTTCCCTATCTTGATCAGATACCGGGTCGTATAACATCGCTGACTCTGTAATTTTGACGTTAGAAGATGCTAGAAGCTGATTGATAGCCAATACAAGCTTCTGGTATTCGTTAGTTCTTTTAGGCACGTTACGATAGCTCTTATTAAATTCCCAAAATTAATTTCCATGGTAAGTACCAAAGAAGGTGTCATCCAGACACTTTGCAAACCCGTTAACAATAACCGTTTTAAAACACTAAATTCAAGACATAAAAAAACCTCAACAAATGTTGAGGTTTTTTTATTTCAATTAAGAAATGGTGCCGGCTGCCGGAGTCGAACTGGCGACCTACTGATTACAAGTCAGTTGCTCTACCAACTGAGCTAAGCCGGCACACTAAGCAGTTCACACTTTACTTAGTGTGCAATATTTTGTTCAGTTACAAGAAGCACAACAAAATATTTAATGATGGTGCCCAGAGACAGAATCGAACTGCCGACACGAGGATTTTCAATCCTCTGCTCTACCGACTGAGCTATCTGGGCAAATTAGTTAACAGAAAAAATGGTGCCGGCTGCCGGAGTCGAACTGGCGACCTACTGATTACAAGTCAGTTGCTCTACCAACTGAGCTAAGCCGGCACACTATTCTGTTTTATTAAAAGTGCGAGCACTCTTAACTAATAAATCGGTTTTAAATAAATGGTGCCCAGAGACAGAATCGAACTGCCGACACGAGGATTTTCAATCCTCTGCTCTACCGACTGAGCTATCTGGGCATTGTTTACTTAGCAGCTTCTCTCGTTGCTGCGGGCACGTATTAAACGGATTTTGAGGTTTTAAGTCAACTCTTTTTTTAACTTTTTATATATTTTTGTGCTTAATGCTGTTTTATTGCGCTTTTTGTTCTAATTTCAATCAATATTTACATCAAACATCAATTCCACAAGTAAGGGCGAGAATAATAAAAGCCTTGAACCGTATTTACGCCTAATTGTTTTAAGGTATTTAATTCAGCAACCGTTTCTACGCCTTCAGCCACTGTTGTCATATTTAAGCTTTTCGCCATATCAATCGTATTTTTAATCAACGCTTGGTTGTGCGGGCTAGTCTCACAACGTGAAATATAGGCGCGATCAATCTTTAATTCCTGAAAAGGAAAATCACTTAATTGCTTCATGGTGGAATAACCCGCACCATAGTCGTCAATAGATAAGTGAACGCCAAGCAAACGTAAGCGCATTAAGCTCTCTTGCGTATTTAGTATGTCATCCGCAATACAGCTTTCAATAATTTCTACTACAACTTGGTTTGGATCTATATCGTACTGTTGAATATAACTAGAAAGTAAGCCCACAATATCTTGTTCGGCTAAACTATTTACAGACAAGTTTATCGAAATGCGCTTGTCTCTATAGTTAGTAAAGCGCTTAAATACCCTTTGAAATAACACCTCATTAAACTCAGCCATTCTGTTGCTTTGCTCAAAAGCAGGAATGAATTGGTCTGGCATAATAATTGTTTCGTCCTCTAAGGACAGCCGAGACAATACTTCATACCCTACAATCGCTTCATCTTGAATAGACACCTGAGGCTGCACCATTGTAATTAAGTTGGCTTCAGTAAGTGTAAATTGACTTATATCGAACGGTACAACAGACCGTTCATGAATGGCCACATCTTCATTGTGAATATTTTTATCAACTTCAAGTAATAACGATTGTAACTGCGCTGAAGTAAATGGCTTATGCAATTGCCCCACTACACTTAAATGATATTGCTTGGCTATTTGTTCAGCCATGTTTAATATTTTCTTTTCAAAGCCACTCATAATAATAATTTGGCCTTGAAATTGTCGCTCGCCCAGCAACTTTAACAACTGAATACCATCTATTTGTGGCATTTGAAGATCAATAAACAATAAATCATTTTTGTTAGATGAGTGGGTAAGCTTAGGCAATGCGATAGTGGGGTCTAAAAATGTCTGTACGTGCACAATGCCTAACGCTTGCAGTTTATCGTTAATAAACTTCATAAAGAAAGGATCATCGTCTACGACTATTATATTTTTAAGATTTGTATATAGGTGTTTCACAATATTTATACAGCCATTTCTGCTCTTAATTGTACTCTTATCTATTTTTGGTTGTAGATTGTTTTAATTGCTTTAGAATCTAACCAAATTCTATCATCAGTGCTAACAGCGGTAGATAATAACGCAACAAGCATTAACAAAAAAACAATTAATGTTACTTATATATGCCTAATACTTATTCTCGACGTAGTGTCTTTATTAAATATCTCCTTATCGTGTCATTTTTTGCGCTAGCCATATTTGCTGTATCCAATGTAGAACGCATTGTTTTGCTTACGGTTAAAGAAACTCAGGTTCCGCAACAAAAAGCCTCTCAGCTACAAAAATTGCTGCCTGAGTTACTGCTAAAAAAAGATGAAAAAAAAGTTCAGTCTTTACTGCAATTAAGTAAGGATACCGAACATCCAACTGCTGCTTATGTGTACCAAACCACTGACGATGGCAAATTAAAGCTGTGGGTGAACACGTCAAATCTTGATGGCTACTTTCCTAGCCCACTAAAGCGTGATACCACAAAAAGTACGGATGAGTGGTTTGTCATTAATAAAACCATTCTAAATAACGCTAAAGACGTTATCGGCGTAGTTGTTTACGCACAAGCCAGGCCCAAACTAGCGCTATTACCTATTGTTATTCAACTGGGCGTGATTTGTATTTTATGCTTAATTTTGGCGCGCTCTATCTATAAAACGTTATCACGATTTGCAGATAATAAGATTGAACCTATTTTAGCGGACACACGTCGTATCTTCCGCGGAAAAAAATACAACCAGCTAATTAATTATAAAGAAGAAAGTGCCACTGGTGAGCTGGTTAGTTACATTAACCAAACCTTTAAGGAATCAGCCCAATATCGCGAGCAACTTGATGAATTACAGTCTCAAGTAGATAACCTACAACAGGATGCTGAAAGAAAAGTACTGGAGCGTACTGAGGCATTAGAAACGGCCAAATTAGCAGCAGAAAAAGCGAACGACGCCAAGTCAACCTTCCTTGCTACCATGAGCCATGAAATACGCACACCTATGAATGGCATCATTGGTACTATCGACATCTTGCGTAAAACCAAACTGTCTGACTCACAATTCAATATGACTGACACGATACGGGAATCTTCTTTCTCACTGCTGCATATTCTTGATGACATTTTGGATTTCTCTAAGATAGAAGCTGGAAAGCTAGATATTGAGTCTATTCCTACATCGGTGCATGAAATCGTTGAAGCCGTTGGCAGAACCCTGATGCCTGTTGCGCACCAACGCCAAATAGACTTAAAAGTCTATGTTGATCCGCGCATTCCATTCGAAGTAATGGCCGATCCTGTGCGTATTCGACAAATACTCTTTAACTTAGCAGGCAACGCGCTTAAGTTTACTGAAACAACCAGAGATAAAACGGGCTCAGTACTTATTTCAGCGCATATGAAAGAGCAAACGTTAGAGTTTTATACCATCGAGTTTAAAGTGCGTGATAACGGCAAAGGCATGACCGAGCGCCAAATGAATCATATCTTTAACCCGTTTAATCAAGCTGAAGGATCAATTACTCGCAAATATGGCGGTACTGGCCTTGGCCTTTCCATTTGTAACCGACTGTGTGAATTAATGTACGGCAGCATTAAAGTGAGCAGCACGGTGGATGTTGGCACTACATTTACCGTATCTTTACCGCTCACTCGAACACTGAATACCACGACTATCAGCAAAGAGCTATTAAACGGTACTACCACATATATTTATACAAAAGATGAGCAAAATCGCATTAATATTGAGTCTTATCTAAATCATTGCGGTAGCCATCATATTTCATTTGGTAATGTAGAAAAATTAGATAACTTCATCAGTGATAACGTGGTCACTCATAGTACAACTAAGCATGTATGGGTAATAGATGGCACTTATTATCAAAGAGAAAGCGAACATTTAGTTAGACGTTTACTGACTATCGACAAACTTTCCCAACATAAGTTTTTAGTACTCACAAATATTGTTGACGTTATCGAAGTGGCAGACAACCGAGTGCATTACTTACATTCCACTCCAATTTGCCGTACCTCATTTATTGAAAGCATCCAAATTTGTGCAGGGTTATTAGAGCAATCGGCAAGTAGCTTAGGCAAAAACAGTCAAGTGAAATTAGCATCTAACTTTCAAACTGTTGAACAAGCTAAAGCGTCAAACAGCTTAATATTACTGGCTGAAGATAATGTCATGAACCAAAAAGTGATTGTTGAACAACTTCACATGCTTGGGTATGCCGTTGAAGTGGCTAATGACGGGCGCGAGGCATTAAAAAAATGGCGCGAATACCAATATCCGCTCATTTTAACCGACATTCACATGCCTCACATGAGCGGGTACGATTTAGCTAAAGCCATTCGTACCGAAAGCATGCACATGCCAGAAGATACCCAGTTTACTCGTATTCTTGCCATCACGGCGAATGCACTAAAAGGTGAAAAGCAAAAGTGCTTAAGTATTGGTATGGACGGCTACACAACCAAACCACTTGAATTAGAAGCATTGCAAGCAGAATTAGAAAAGTGGATTACGTTACCCAATGCCCCTAAAACCAAAAAGAGTAAAATTTTGAAAGACTCATCAAGCGTCCCAATAGATTTAGATACCATCACACGCTTTTTAGGCGATAACAAATTAAAGCACAAAGAGTATTTAGAGTACTTTGTCAATCAAGCTAAAGACTTAGTTGAGCAACTGACACATAATTTTGCAGCACAAGACAGAGATCGGATTAAATCACTTGCGCATCAATTAAAATCGATGGCAAAAAGTGTAGGTGCATTAAGCTGTGTAGACTTTGCAGTAAAATTAGAAAAAGATGCCCATACCGCAGTGTTAGATAACTTGCACCGAACATTAGAGTTACTAACCAGTGAAGTGCTTAATATTGAAGAGTATGTAGCTGATGAGTTTGCCATGAGCGAAGCTTAACACGCTAAACATTTGTATTGGTGGCAAGATGCGAGCTTCATATAAAGCCGCTCGCATCAACCTGCTTATTTACTGGTTTCGGCTTTAGCGGGTTTAAGTTGCTTCACCCCCAATACCATTAACAGTATAAGCGTACCAACCAGAATGCCTCCCACTAAATTAAATAGAAGTGGCGTTAGCCAGCTCGCATAAAAGTCCCCACCAGGGAACGTTGCAACAAGCTCTATTAATGCTTCCGACCAATGATGTGCAAAGGCTAAACCATGCGTGAGAATACCGCCGCCAACTAAAAACATGGCCGCAGTGCCTACTACTGAAAGTGTTTTCATTAAGATTGGAGCAAAGCCAAGCAACCCTCTACCCACTATCTTTTTGAATTGGCTAAAGCGGCTTGTTTGTTCAGCACTTTTGACTAAATATAGTCCCGCATCATCGAGCTTTACGATGCCTGCCACTAAACTATAAACCCCAATGGTCATCAGAATGGCAATAGTTGATATTACCGAGGCCTGCATAGCAAGAGACGTATTAGCAACCGTACTTAAAGCAATCACAATAATCTCAGCAGATAAAATAAAGTCAGTACGTATTGCGCCTTTAATTTTTTCTTTTTCCAGCTCTACTAAATCAACGCTGTCATCGGCAAGGGCATTTAGCATTTCTTCATGTTCTTTTTCAGCTTCCTCTTTATCAGCAAAAAAACTATGATGGAGCTTCTCTACACCTTCGTAACATAAATATGCGCCACCTAACATCAGCAATGGCATGGTTAGCCAATTGGCAAAATAACTAATCAGTAAAGCCGCTGGCACTAAAATAAGCTTATTTAAAAAAGAACCCTTTGCAACCGCCCACACGACGGGCAATTCACGCTCTGCTTTTACACCCGACACTTGTTGTGCATTTAGTGCTAAATCGTCGCCAAGCACCCCTGCCGTCTTTTTTGCAGCTACTTTTGACAGTATCGCCACATCATCAAGCACCGTCGCAATATCATCAATTAATGCAAGTAAACTGGTTGCTGCCATGAATTTTTCCTTGTAGTTGTACTAATTTTTTCGTTCGCACTAAATTTTATACTAAGTAAACCCGCTGTATTAAATGTTATTTTTTTCTGCGTCTATATAGCCATTCTTCTTAGGTGACTGACATAAAAAAGGCTTGCCTTTGTCAGCACCATGAAAGAAGAATGAGAGTTGCTTCGCTTTTAATTCAATTAAATAGCCATCCACCAGTACTTGTGCATACATACGGTCAGGCAGTGGACAACCCAAGCTGCGGTCACGCCACACCACCGACTTTACACTAACCAGCTCAATATCTTGTTCTGATATATTTAACTGCTCGCTTAATTGTTGTTTTGCACTGGTAATATTTTCATCCATTCGGCTTTTCCTATTTTTTAGCGCGGCATGTTTATCGTGTTTGTTATGTTGCGGTTCATCAGGAATAAGTACCGTTTCTTGTTGATAAACAACCTCAGTTCCTGATGACGTGGTA
This is a stretch of genomic DNA from Flocculibacter collagenilyticus. It encodes these proteins:
- a CDS encoding DUF808 domain-containing protein; protein product: MAATSLLALIDDIATVLDDVAILSKVAAKKTAGVLGDDLALNAQQVSGVKAERELPVVWAVAKGSFLNKLILVPAALLISYFANWLTMPLLMLGGAYLCYEGVEKLHHSFFADKEEAEKEHEEMLNALADDSVDLVELEKEKIKGAIRTDFILSAEIIVIALSTVANTSLAMQASVISTIAILMTIGVYSLVAGIVKLDDAGLYLVKSAEQTSRFSQFKKIVGRGLLGFAPILMKTLSVVGTAAMFLVGGGILTHGLAFAHHWSEALIELVATFPGGDFYASWLTPLLFNLVGGILVGTLILLMVLGVKQLKPAKAETSK
- a CDS encoding EAL domain-containing response regulator, which codes for MKHLYTNLKNIIVVDDDPFFMKFINDKLQALGIVHVQTFLDPTIALPKLTHSSNKNDLLFIDLQMPQIDGIQLLKLLGERQFQGQIIIMSGFEKKILNMAEQIAKQYHLSVVGQLHKPFTSAQLQSLLLEVDKNIHNEDVAIHERSVVPFDISQFTLTEANLITMVQPQVSIQDEAIVGYEVLSRLSLEDETIIMPDQFIPAFEQSNRMAEFNEVLFQRVFKRFTNYRDKRISINLSVNSLAEQDIVGLLSSYIQQYDIDPNQVVVEIIESCIADDILNTQESLMRLRLLGVHLSIDDYGAGYSTMKQLSDFPFQELKIDRAYISRCETSPHNQALIKNTIDMAKSLNMTTVAEGVETVAELNTLKQLGVNTVQGFYYSRPYLWN
- a CDS encoding hybrid sensor histidine kinase/response regulator produces the protein MPNTYSRRSVFIKYLLIVSFFALAIFAVSNVERIVLLTVKETQVPQQKASQLQKLLPELLLKKDEKKVQSLLQLSKDTEHPTAAYVYQTTDDGKLKLWVNTSNLDGYFPSPLKRDTTKSTDEWFVINKTILNNAKDVIGVVVYAQARPKLALLPIVIQLGVICILCLILARSIYKTLSRFADNKIEPILADTRRIFRGKKYNQLINYKEESATGELVSYINQTFKESAQYREQLDELQSQVDNLQQDAERKVLERTEALETAKLAAEKANDAKSTFLATMSHEIRTPMNGIIGTIDILRKTKLSDSQFNMTDTIRESSFSLLHILDDILDFSKIEAGKLDIESIPTSVHEIVEAVGRTLMPVAHQRQIDLKVYVDPRIPFEVMADPVRIRQILFNLAGNALKFTETTRDKTGSVLISAHMKEQTLEFYTIEFKVRDNGKGMTERQMNHIFNPFNQAEGSITRKYGGTGLGLSICNRLCELMYGSIKVSSTVDVGTTFTVSLPLTRTLNTTTISKELLNGTTTYIYTKDEQNRINIESYLNHCGSHHISFGNVEKLDNFISDNVVTHSTTKHVWVIDGTYYQRESEHLVRRLLTIDKLSQHKFLVLTNIVDVIEVADNRVHYLHSTPICRTSFIESIQICAGLLEQSASSLGKNSQVKLASNFQTVEQAKASNSLILLAEDNVMNQKVIVEQLHMLGYAVEVANDGREALKKWREYQYPLILTDIHMPHMSGYDLAKAIRTESMHMPEDTQFTRILAITANALKGEKQKCLSIGMDGYTTKPLELEALQAELEKWITLPNAPKTKKSKILKDSSSVPIDLDTITRFLGDNKLKHKEYLEYFVNQAKDLVEQLTHNFAAQDRDRIKSLAHQLKSMAKSVGALSCVDFAVKLEKDAHTAVLDNLHRTLELLTSEVLNIEEYVADEFAMSEA
- a CDS encoding restriction endonuclease is translated as MPKRTNEYQKLVLAINQLLASSNVKITESAMLYDPVSDQDREIDILIEDTSGPYSFKVGIECTAKSRSIGVPVMEQLINKHKNVGIHKTVIVSKSGFAVSAQKFAKKNQIDAISFGQALSQSWPSFLNKVKNVQLILHSTTIDDIGFNVTFLESADKVEYSLESTVLADTNDNVLISNFVYDLISSGSTKNIKESRLIDGEKTENGSKHHQEWSFENEIIIADKHGVKAKCSKLSANYTIVRLASPQQLNYEEFNKKPAIYGTSNNLGENKDTSITVTATGNDDGVSMAFNINSRSGLNFR
- a CDS encoding AAA domain-containing protein, with protein sequence MDESKFLILVFQSGSWLDKTKEISSIVENGSRYEVYFGRSDKMYAYGKGKVQYFDQPIAIELNKNLVRFKNKGTSKWNFALSFKNYVCLFNDKEKRIELTENIELVPNIAEYEDTKRLIEYYYFLAKSLENKTPHLNIYYEKKLGTIQPECAINNFVTLAAPKHEKLTTYPIFPFGINLSQQKAVINALESQISLIQGPPGTGKTQTILNIITNIVMQGKNVAVVAGNNSAIDNVFEKLEKEQISFIAARLGNKDSQQQFFTTRWELPELKAWSMESSTVYHLKEQLNQISSKITELLEANNMLATLKENLVRLNIEKQYFDKHFDIRPLNIKRFSFFTKWNTPNLLNFLADFKYHSQFEKLNWLTKFKWLYRYKIYRFGDLKLLNENIFKSIISEYYHRKTTELSEEINILEQLLANESFESLLKRQSELSNSLFKSFIAQKYQSIEDTSFNENSYKRNRDAYECFLNQYPVVLSTTDSIINNKSENELFDYLIVDEASQVDLLTGFLSLSCAKNIVVVGDLQQLPHIPDDSLHDDIDRQFSVINGYSYFHESLLSSLDKLFPSVPKTLLKEHYRCHPRIIDFCNQKYYDGKLIAMTSSSTDPFRVIKTEKGNHARKPPSGSGFINIRELDVINNEVLSDELELSEVNEIGFISPYRAQADQAASRLAVNNIAADTVHKFQGREKESIIFSATANTLTKYMDKPNLLNVAVSRAKKRFTLVTSQNVLKKQGSNIGDLLRHIEYQSLSPCIFQSKTVSIFDCLYKEYSDALTSFMKRVKRTSDYLSEDLMSTLLDDILSKDPFSSFSYQKNYALALLIGDLSMLDIEERRFASHPNSHIDFLLFNKLDMQPILAIEVDGYSFHELNKQQKIRDNYKNNILAKISLPLLRLSTTESGEQDKIESALKNILEIS
- a CDS encoding TonB-dependent hemoglobin/transferrin/lactoferrin family receptor, which translates into the protein MFKQKRSMLASAISIALMTSPVTFANLIADDSDSTDFEVVVISGTKTEKQLKDVSGSISVMTQEDLEKQAITDMSQLFKYDPSIQVSGSTGNAQNIIVRGMGGDRVLMIKDGMRMNEGYGANGLNDIVGRGFIDTDTLKQVEVAKGAASSLYGSDALGGIAVFTTKDASDYLANGETFSGKVKAGYLSSGEQQNISTTLALKTGQFEHLLNAGVRDGHETQNFDETKPELDIESTSLLYKAKYNLNEQDFVAFTADIWEQEVTGNIAHGLLQHFRDLNGYTILTENSNSEKTNHAFQLRYHTEANTAVYDLLNVSIYSNDTEQKDIEYGQLDINANFGFPIIEIRDMQKTAVFKQSTQGFLSNATLTLNDMHTLGYGLDIEQSEAERTESKLYSVAGVAKNGYPQVSDKFPNTEVFRAGAFFNDEITLLDGALITTLGARFDTYKMEANTTSNVNTYREYDENHTSLNIGSLYHLTDTVAVFAQYGQGFKVPAYDLAYINHDNSLYGYKVISSDDLSPEESDTYELGIRGHINNVYFSSAVYYSQYDEFLATELTGFDTITNPYTQQASQVSIFQYQNIDSVTIKGIEAAVRYDINDELSVFTNASYQDGKNDNTDEYLSSIAPLSGATGLSFEQDALSAELIVNWAKRMHKVNDDNIEIAGYGTIDLLTSYDINDQFKLNLAITNLTDKEYVRAINGAGHTKAETLNNLTEAGRTFSANIHYRF